A genomic stretch from Streptococcus oralis includes:
- a CDS encoding MptD family putative ECF transporter S component, producing MKKNILTTLLAVVLYFLCLGIGVLLGHLVDSTGNMFYAPAFSAFVGGSVYMLLLAKVPRFGAITTLGLFMAIFFLASKHGAGAFLPAITCGLAADVTARLGHYQDKIKNLLSFLVFAFSTSGPILLMWINPASYEAALLARGKSQEYIDRIMVAPELDKILLFVASILLGALMGAVMGQFLSQKITDKM from the coding sequence ATGAAGAAAAATATCTTAACTACCCTCTTAGCCGTCGTTCTCTACTTCCTTTGTCTAGGGATTGGAGTATTACTTGGACACTTGGTAGACTCAACGGGCAATATGTTCTACGCGCCTGCCTTTTCTGCCTTTGTCGGGGGAAGCGTCTACATGCTTCTTTTAGCAAAGGTTCCTCGTTTTGGTGCAATCACCACTCTCGGGCTCTTTATGGCAATTTTTTTCCTAGCTAGTAAACACGGCGCTGGCGCCTTTCTACCTGCTATCACTTGCGGTCTTGCAGCAGATGTCACTGCTCGCCTCGGCCACTATCAGGATAAGATTAAAAATCTTCTCTCCTTCCTCGTCTTTGCTTTTAGCACAAGTGGTCCTATCCTCCTCATGTGGATCAATCCAGCATCCTACGAGGCAGCTCTCCTCGCTCGTGGAAAATCTCAGGAATACATCGACCGTATCATGGTCGCTCCCGAGTTGGACAAAATCCTTCTCTTTGTCGCAAGCATCCTCCTAGGTGCCTTGATGGGGGCTGTGATGGGGCAATTTCTAAGTCAAAAAATCACCGATAAAATGTAA